A region of the Cytophagia bacterium CHB2 genome:
GGGCGCGAGGTAAGCCTGCCACGCTTGATCTCGAATGCCGATGACGAGCTTTTGATCTTCCTCTTCAAACTGATCAAGCTGTTTCCTCGTCGCGATGCCTTCGACAATCATCCATTCACGCATTTTTTTTAGGCAATCGAATTCCTGCTCCCACGCGAGCCGCGCTTTCGATTTGTAGCGTTCGTGGCTGCCGGAAGTGGAATGGCCCTGGGGCTGTGTAATTTCGGTGACGTGAATGATGGCCGGGACATGCTCGTTGCGAACGAGTGTCGCAGCCTTTTGATAAACTTTTATGAGATCCGCGTAGTCCCAACCCTTCACGGTATAAAGTTCAAAACCTTTATCCGGAGAGCCGCGCCGGGCAGATCGTTGAAATCCTTTGAGCAATTCCGAGAGATTGCCTTTGGTGATTTGATATTCATTGTGAACGGAAATGCCATATTCATCATCCCAAATTGAGATGATCGCCGGAGCTTGCAAAACACCAATCGCGTTGAGCGACTCCCAAAACATGCCTTCGGCACAGGTGGCATTGCCGATAGTGCCGAAGGCAATCTCATTACCGTTGTTGGAAAACTGGGTCAACGATTTCAATTCACTCAACTCACGATACAACCGCGAGGCATAGGCGAGCCCGACGAGTCGCGGCATTTGTGATCCGGTTGGCGAAACGTCAGCGGAGGTATTGTACCTCTCGGCCAAATTTTTCCAACTACCATCAGGATGCAGGCTGCGCGTGGCAAAATGCGCATTCATGGCCCGCCCCGCGCTGTTGGGTTCAGCCTCCACCTCGGCATGCGCGTACAATTGCGCAAAATACTCCTGGATGCTGCACATGCCGGTGGCAAACATGAACGTTTGATCGCGATAATAACCCGAACGGAAATCGCCTTTTTGAAAAGCCCGCGCCATCGCAAGTTGCGCGACTTCCTTGCCGTCGCCAAATATTCCGAATTTGGCTCTGCCGCCCATCACTTCTTTGCGGCTAACAAGACTCACCTGCCGGCTTTGGCAGGCAATACGATAATCTTTTATAATTTCTTCTGCAGTAAGGCCGAGGGACGAACGTTTGCTAATCTTGCTCTTTCCGTTCTTCGTAGCGATCATGCGCGCCATTCCTGAATTTGGAATTCGTGATGCGAGTATTGTTTTGTCGGATTGAGATTGCTCAAAAATGAGAATAAAAGTAGGGAATGACTCGTTGAATGTCAAATCGAAAGTCAAGGCAGGAAAAGCAGCGCTCAGCAGAATACAACAAAAAATTGCGGCAACACACTTCACGAGGATTGAGAGGCGCCGGTTTGTGTGAAACGCGCGAGTCGAAATGGGCTGAGATCAAATTCTGTGCGTCCGGTGGTCAGGAGATCGGCAAGAATCTCGCCGAGCGCGCTGGAGAATTTGAACCCGTGCCCCGAGCAGGGGCTGGCAAGCAACACTTGCGGATGGCGCGGATGATGATCTATGAGAAAATGTGAATCCGGCGTGTTGGTATACATGCAAACCGTGGCGTTAAGCAAGTCGCCTTCAGCCTCCGGCATGAATTGATGTAGAATCGTGCGCAATCCGCTGGCTTCTTGAGGATCGACTTCGCGCTTGATTCTAACGGGATCGGTGAGCACGCCTTCGTGATGAATTGCTAATTTGATGCCCTCCCCCAAATCCGGGAATCCATAAAAAATATGATCGGGTTCATATTCCCACAAAAAAATCGGAAAGTGTTTTGGCAGAAAGTGCGAAGGATTCGACTTGGGTTTAAACCAAAAAAGCGCTTGTCGCGCACACACAAGCGGCAAGTGCAAATCCGGCACGAGTTGAGTAAACCATGCACCGGCGGTAATCAACAAACGGCTGGCAACATATTGATTCTTTGCCGTTGTTACTTCTACGCCGCTGCCGTTTATGCGCCAAGACCGCGCAGGTTCTTCAAACCGTAAGGTCGCGCCCAAAGCGCGCGCCGAGGCGAGATGCGCAGCAATACATTTTTCCGGAAACAAAATACCGGCGCGCGGCTCCCAAACCGCGATCATTTCATCTGAAGGGTGAAATGCCGGAAAGCGGCGGCGAAGTGCTTGGGCGGAAAGCATCTCATGTGGGAGATGATGGGTTGCAGCGCTGGCACGCGCGCCTCTGACCAGCACGCCCTCGGCGTGGCCAATCATTGCACCGCCAGTTGATAAAATTAATTGTTGCCCTGTCGTGTGCTCAAGCTCGGCCCAATTCTCATAGGCTTTTTGCACAAGCGGCACGTAAAGCGGATGCTCGAAATAGGCCTCGCGAATAATGCGCGTTTGCCCATGCGAGGAGCCCAAGTTATGCGGCGGCGTGAAGCGGTCCAGCCCGAGCACACGTTGTCCGCGGCGCGCGAGATGATAAGCGGCGGCGCTGCCCATGGCACCCAGGCCAAGGAGGATGGCGTCATAGATCATATCATTTTCATGCTGGCAAAACGATGCGTACACATGCTTGCATTCAGAAACCCAAGAACAAATACCCTCTTAGACTATTCCGACCCGTGCTGGTATCGAATCGCGACGCCCATCAACAGCGGCGCGAAATAGCCTTCGATTTCATGATTCTCGTTGCCAATATTGATAACGTCCGCCACCAAATCGCCGCGTTCGCGATTCTTGTGATACTTTTTGATGAAGATAACCGCATCTGCTCCTATTTTACCCGCTTCTTCTTTCATTCGTGCCAACAGGGAATCGGTGGTTGAGTATTTCTCGCCGACGACTTCGAGAAAAGCAATTTGCTCATATTTTCGTTCCGGTTGAGTTTCGCCAAAATAAACCTCGATCAAACCGGGATTGGGCGCGAAATCAGCGCTTTGAATTTTGGTGACCTCGGTTTGAATATCATAACCATAGTAACAGCCGTGGCATAATACGGCAGCCCAAACCGAAATCCAAGCATAGAATTTCATATAGTTCTCCGCAAACAATTGTTTCGTATTATTAATTTGGTCAAATCAAGCAACAG
Encoded here:
- the solA gene encoding N-methyl-L-tryptophan oxidase, whose translation is MIYDAILLGLGAMGSAAAYHLARRGQRVLGLDRFTPPHNLGSSHGQTRIIREAYFEHPLYVPLVQKAYENWAELEHTTGQQLILSTGGAMIGHAEGVLVRGARASAATHHLPHEMLSAQALRRRFPAFHPSDEMIAVWEPRAGILFPEKCIAAHLASARALGATLRFEEPARSWRINGSGVEVTTAKNQYVASRLLITAGAWFTQLVPDLHLPLVCARQALFWFKPKSNPSHFLPKHFPIFLWEYEPDHIFYGFPDLGEGIKLAIHHEGVLTDPVRIKREVDPQEASGLRTILHQFMPEAEGDLLNATVCMYTNTPDSHFLIDHHPRHPQVLLASPCSGHGFKFSSALGEILADLLTTGRTEFDLSPFRLARFTQTGASQSS